CGCAGTCAATTTTGAAACCGGCAAGTATTACGGCCTGAGCGGCAGTGCTCTTGCAATATGGCAGCTTTTGATCCGGCCGCATTCGATAGACGAACTGGTGCTGGAACTTCAGAAACGCTATTTGCCCGGTGAACACGATATCCGGCAGATGGTCGAAGGCTTTGTCAAGATTCTCGATGACGAAAAACTGTTGCTCGAAATTGAAGCCAATGAGCAGATTGCTGTCGCGAATGATGCTGAGATGACCCCCTTCGAAGCACCCAACCTGGAAGTGCACAGCGATTTGCAGGAACTTATCATGCTTGACCCGGTACACGATGCAGATCCCGACCATGGCTGGCCGGTCCGACGTCCGGAATCCTGACAACAGACCTGTTCGTGACCGCGGGGAGCCAGATGATGAATGTTGAGGCATCCTCAATCGAAGAGTTCTTGCGAGCCAACATTTCATGTGCCCAGACGTTGTGGTCTGAACTTGGTGGCAGGCAGCGTGTATTCCGGTTTGGCCATGTCACCATGGCGGTTCGGTTCATAGCAGGCCATGCGCAAGCGGTGGTGTGCCCCGTTCTGGAACATGCTGAACAAACCGAAGGCAATGCCGCACCGGATGCGGTGGTGTATGTCCTGGTATCCGATCAGACCGGGGTTGCGCCGCCGCCCGGCCACTGGCCGTTTCCGGTAGAAAACACGCAGGATCATCAGCGCATATGCTGGCGGCCGAACGATGGCCTGGCGCTTTCGTCTGATGATGAACGTGGCATCTGGCACTTGTTTGATCTGAAGTCCATGACCGGGCTCTACTGGCTGCGCGGCGATGACAAATTGCCGTACTGGGAATTCGGCTCTCCGCTTCGGCACTTCATCCACTGGACATGCCTGCAGTCAGATATCGCAATGATCCATGGTGCTGTTATTGGTCTGGATCAGCGTGGCATTATGCTGACCGGGGTCGGGGGCAGCGGCAAGTCGACGATGACAGCAGCTGCCATTTCTAGCGGCTGGCAAACAACAGGCGATGATTTTGTCCTTGTCGGCACGCAACCGGACGCTGTGAGCTTTCCGATCTTCGATGTTTTGAAACTAACAGGCATGGCCGAGGAGATGTTTACCGATCAGGTTGCCATGGCGACAAATCAAAGTCGGACAGAAGGGGAAAAGGCATTGATCCCGATATCAAAGACAGCAGGAAAGAATTTTGTGCGTCAGCTCCCGGTGGAAGCTATTTTTTCCCTGCAGTTAACAGGTGTCGAGACCAGTAAGATTGAAGATCTTTCCAAAGTTGATGCAGTAGCTGCGCTGGCGCCATCGACAATGAACATATTGCGCACGGCCATGCCGGAGACCTTGAAACATTGCAGCTTGATTGCCAGGGCTCTACCCACTTACAAGTTGCTCGTCGGAACCAACCCCAGGGAAGGCCTGAGCGTGCTTCAGGAATTTCTACAGCAGCAGAGCAGGTCATGAACGCCAATCCGAACATCAGTGTCATCATGCCGGTGCGCAATGGCGAACTGTTTGTGGCGGATGCGATAAAATCAATCCAGACACAGTCCGTCGCGGTGACGGAAATTCATGTGATAAATGACGGGTCTACAGATGCCACCGCTGAAATCGTCTCGGCGCTGGCCAGAACTGACAGTTCAATCATTGTTCATGACGGTCCGCAGAAAGGACCGGGTCCGGCACGCAATGTGGGGCTGAGGCGGGCAACCGGAGAGGTGATCGCGTTTCTGGATAGCGATGACCTGTGGCCGGCCGGTAAGCTGCAGACACAGGTCGCACGCCTGGTTGCCAAACCGGATGTCAGTATGGTTTCCGGCTTCGTGCTGTATTTTGACAAGCAGATTGAAAATGGCCTCGAACCGGCAAGCGATGCGCGCACCAGCGAGATATTCCACGTCCACCTGGGAGCCACGATCTACAGGCGGAATGTGTTTGACGAAGTCGGACTGTTTGATGAAACGTTCACGTATTCCGAGGATGTTGACCTAATGTTACGTATTCGTGAAGCGTCCTTGCCGTTCACCATCATGAATGAGATCACCCTGTATTACAGACGTCATGACAACTCCATGACCACGACTTTGACAACGACGGAGAAGCG
Above is a window of Anderseniella sp. Alg231-50 DNA encoding:
- a CDS encoding PqqD family peptide modification chaperone, which produces MKLFYLNPVGLSYEDFGGEMVAVNFETGKYYGLSGSALAIWQLLIRPHSIDELVLELQKRYLPGEHDIRQMVEGFVKILDDEKLLLEIEANEQIAVANDAEMTPFEAPNLEVHSDLQELIMLDPVHDADPDHGWPVRRPES
- a CDS encoding glycosyltransferase; the protein is MNANPNISVIMPVRNGELFVADAIKSIQTQSVAVTEIHVINDGSTDATAEIVSALARTDSSIIVHDGPQKGPGPARNVGLRRATGEVIAFLDSDDLWPAGKLQTQVARLVAKPDVSMVSGFVLYFDKQIENGLEPASDARTSEIFHVHLGATIYRRNVFDEVGLFDETFTYSEDVDLMLRIREASLPFTIMNEITLYYRRHDNSMTTTLTTTEKRDFHRSLINSLKRRKAAGITEPLTPFADVVGF